One genomic window of Salvia miltiorrhiza cultivar Shanhuang (shh) chromosome 4, IMPLAD_Smil_shh, whole genome shotgun sequence includes the following:
- the LOC131023946 gene encoding uncharacterized protein LOC131023946, translating to MLKETGDAVESVEIMTSEGEYKILKRGDLSFGYRWSSFQEMSDLAVITAVTFKLKVLEIAKKNQQEYLERRRCRQPLGERSAGSVFRNPQGTELSAAQLIERAGLKGCRVGGAVTPTSLSTAVVQLAATCLDSLSWPRRLCGGSLM from the exons ATGTTGAAGGAAACGGGTGATGCTGTGGAAAGCGTTGAGATTATGACGAGTGAGGGAGAGTACAAGATTCTAAAGAGAGGCGACCTCAGTTTCGGATATCGATGGTCTTCGTTTCAAGAGATGAGCGACTTGGCAGTCATCACTGCTGTCACCTTCAAGCTCAAGGTCTTAGAAATAGCCAAGAAAAACCAGCAAGAATACTTGGAAAG GAGGAGATGCAGGCAACCATTGGGGGAGAGAAGTGCTGGCTCAGTGTTCCGTAATCCGCAGGGGACGGAGTTGTCAGCAGCGCAGCTGATTGAGAGGGCCGGCTTGAAAGGATGCAGAGTCGGAGGGGCTGTCACGCCAACTTCTTTATCAACTGCGGTGGTGCAACTTGCCGCGACATGCTTGGACTCATTGAGTTGGCCAAGGAGGCTGTGTGGAGGCAGTTTGATGTGA
- the LOC131023945 gene encoding protein ABA DEFICIENT 4, chloroplastic-like has protein sequence MDPSSPAQPFYFLFAFLVLNSDMALSSAFFTSQVCVSFKVERPRLGCNTSCNNIRSQRFGPLLRSKKNEVFGQAWRSGCRGISKSNVGTKRSAVYASLVPCSEIASGAFTLGTAAVLPFYTLMVVAPQAEFTKKIVASSLPYVLLGALYAYLLYLSWTPDTIRVMFASKYWLPELPGMAKMFSSEMTLASAWIHLLTVDLFAARQVYGDGLQNNIETRHSVSLCLLFCPVGILVHAITKALTTPTKEKITDEDAISTDFIK, from the exons ATGGACCCCTCCTCTCCTGCACAAcccttttattttttgtttgctTTTCTTGTCTTGAATTCAGACATGGCGTTGTCTTCTGCTTTTTTCACCTCTCAAGTCTGTGTCTCCTTCAAG GTAGAGCGCCCAAGATTGGGCTGTAACACCTCGTGCAACAATATCAGAAGCCAAAGATTTGGTCCTCTTCTTAGAAGCAAGAAGAATGAAGTGTTTGGGCAAGCATGGAGAAGTGGGTGCAGAGGCATCAGTAAATCGAATGTTGGGACAAAACGGTCAGCGGTGTATGCTTCAT TGGTGCCATGTTCTGAGATTGCAAGTGGTGCTTTTACATTGGGAACAGCAGCTGTTCTTCCATTTTATACCTTGATGGTTGTAGCGCCTCAAGCTGAGTTT ACCAAGAAAATAGTGGCAAGCAGCTTACCTTATGTGCTTCTTGGAGCATTATACGCTTATCTTCTTTACCTATCGTGGACACCTGATACGATCCGTGTCATGTTTGCAAGTAAATACTGGTTACCCGAG CTGCCAGGTATGGCTAAGATGTTCTCCAGTGAAATGACATTGGCTTCTGCTTGGATACATTTGTTGACTGTAGACCTTTTTGCTGCAag GCAAGTTTATGGCGATGGACTGCAGAACAATATAGAGACGCGGCATTCTGTGTCTCTGTGTCTCCTATTTTGCCCCGTCGGAATTCTTGTCCACGCCATTACTAAAGCTCTAACCACACCTACTAAGGAAAAGATAACCGATGAAGATGCCATTTCTACTGATTTCATCAAGTGA